A section of the Primulina eburnea isolate SZY01 chromosome 1, ASM2296580v1, whole genome shotgun sequence genome encodes:
- the LOC140807372 gene encoding uncharacterized protein: MDFGISWQDSLPLVEFYYNNSYQVSIVMSPFEELYGRKCRSPLYWDDLSEAPIVGSDMIRDMTEKVKLIQSRMRAAQDRQAKYANIRRRPLIFEKGDRVFLKISPFRGTVRFGKKGVHDDFHVSMLRKYYPDPSHVLPPDEVDLDQTLSYIERPIQILDRKDK, translated from the exons atgGATTTTGGTATTAGTTGGCAGGATTCGTTACCACTTGTCGAGTTTTATtataacaacagttatcaaGTGAGCATTGTAATGTCACCATTTGAAGAActatatggcaggaagtgtcgatctcctctgtattgggacgatTTATCTGAAGCACCAATTGTAGGATCTGATATGataagagatatgacagagaaggtgaaattgattcagagtcGTATGCGAGCTGCTCAGGATAGGCAGGCTAAGTATGCGAACATCAGGAGACGGCCGTTGATTTttgagaaaggtgacagagtttttctgaaaatatctCCTTTCCGTGGTACAGTTAGATTTGGAAAGAAGG GTGTTCATGATGATTTTCATGtgtctatgttgaggaaatattaTCCAGATCCTTCTCATGTACTTCCACCCGATGAGGTTGatttagatcagactttgagctacattGAGAGACCGATTCAAATTCTAGACAGAAAGGATAAGTAA